CGCTCACCACGGCACTGGCCGCGCTTGGTCACGAAGTTGTAGATGCCACCGACCCCGTTCTCATCCCCGGCGTACCAGTTCTGAACCGTCGAGTACTTGATCGACGCGTCATCGAGAACCACCAGTTCAACCACCGCGGCATGCAGTTGGTTGGTGTCAAACATCGGGGCCGTGCAGCCCTCGAGGTAGCTGACCGAGGCGCCCTCTTCGGCCACGATCAGGGTGCGCTCGAACTGGCCGGTGTCCCCGGAATTGATTCGGAAGTAGGTGGAGAGCTCCATCGGGCACTCCACGCCCTTGGGAATGAAGACGAACGAGCCGTCGCTGAAGACCGCTGAATTCAGGGCGGCGAAGTAGTTGTCATTGCTGGGAACCACGGTGCCCAGGTAGCGCTCAATCAGCTCGGGGTACTCCTTGACCGCTTCGCTGATCGAGCAGAAGACAACTCCGTGCTCAGCAAGCTTTTCCTTGTAGGTCGTAGCGATCGAAACGCTGTCAAAGACGGCATCCACGGCCACATTCGAGAGCCGCTTTTGCTCACTCAGGGGGATCCCGAGCTTGTCAAAGGTCTCCAGCAGCTTCGGATCCACCTCATCGAGGCTGGCCTTTTTGTCCTGCTGCTTGGGAGCCGCGTAATAAATGATGTCCTGGTAGTCGATGGGCGGGAAGCCCAGTGCGGCCCAGTCCGGCTCCTCCATCTGGAGCCACTGGCGGTAAGCCCGCAGGCGGAAGTCCAGCAGGAACGACGGTTCGTCCTTCTTGCTGGAGATCAGACGCACCACGTCCTCGCTGAGGCCCTTGGCGATCTTTTCGGTTTCGATGTCCGTGACGAAGCCGTACTTGTACGGCTGACTCACTAAGTCACCAACAGCCTGCGCGTTACTCATTGGCGAGCCTCAACCACCGGTGTGGGCTTTGACGTCTTCCATGGAGATGGTCTGGTTCTCGCCGCGGAAGGGGTTGTCCTCGGTCAGGAACAGCATGCAATGGCACTCCTTGCGCTCACGCATGGGCACACAGGGGCAGTTCCAGAAGGCTTGGGCGACTTCGGCTTCCTTGTCTTCGTAGTGGCGGCAAGGGCAGAGAGCGCCGCCCAATTCATCCTTGTGACGGGCCAGCCCCTCGAGCACAACAGCGGTGACGCTGGGATCGCTGCAGAAGTAGGTCCCCGTGCGCTGCGCGTAGGTCTCCGCAAACTTGCGGATCACCTCAAGGCTGTCGCTGGC
This DNA window, taken from Synechococcus sp. LTW-R, encodes the following:
- the sufB gene encoding Fe-S cluster assembly protein SufB; the protein is MSNAQAVGDLVSQPYKYGFVTDIETEKIAKGLSEDVVRLISSKKDEPSFLLDFRLRAYRQWLQMEEPDWAALGFPPIDYQDIIYYAAPKQQDKKASLDEVDPKLLETFDKLGIPLSEQKRLSNVAVDAVFDSVSIATTYKEKLAEHGVVFCSISEAVKEYPELIERYLGTVVPSNDNYFAALNSAVFSDGSFVFIPKGVECPMELSTYFRINSGDTGQFERTLIVAEEGASVSYLEGCTAPMFDTNQLHAAVVELVVLDDASIKYSTVQNWYAGDENGVGGIYNFVTKRGQCRGERSKISWTQVETGSSITWKYPSCVLQGADSVGEFYSVALTNNMQQADTGTKMIHVGPRTRSTIVSKGISAGRSSNSYRGLVQIGPKATGAKNYSQCDSMLIGDQAAANTYPYIRSQQPQAAVEHEASTCRISEDQLFYLQSRGIGFEEAVSMMVSGFCRDVFNQLPMEFAAEADKLLALKLEGSVG
- a CDS encoding ferredoxin-thioredoxin reductase catalytic domain-containing protein, whose product is MSAAPSPSASDSLEVIRKFAETYAQRTGTYFCSDPSVTAVVLEGLARHKDELGGALCPCRHYEDKEAEVAQAFWNCPCVPMRERKECHCMLFLTEDNPFRGENQTISMEDVKAHTGG